GATCTCTCCCCTAGATGTCTCAAAAATACGActtaataataaaagaatgaagaatTTTAAGCTCCATAGATGACGTGGCTGCTCATACCTTTGAACATTTCGGctgcgctagcgctgtagcgtactgtcGCGCTAGCATtatgtcaaatattcggtgtatttcaaaaatgattaaattaatgcaaaaaaataacaattttcccggaattagcattcaatttttagtaAATTCtatgatattcaaccaattctgatgagtgttagtttttgcagaaaaaaattttaagcccgactaaacaagcccgactaaataatcCCGACTTTTCTTAAATGTTCgcttcgttttttacgtttaattaaaaaccgataaggccaattgaaaaataaatttgatttccgtgataagcattcaattctgaaccgaaatcatttattttaagcgaaatttaaaatttagccaaaaatgaaaaaagtgcaaaggccttaccacttttgtcgaaatcggccaaaaatgacatctcttggaattcgatgaaaatcacacagtataatcGAAATTttacgctgattcagaaaaagccactCATTTTCTTGTCAACTTagtcgtttttgaattacaccgAATATCCGTGCAAAATATAAGAAAATTGCAACATACGGCAATGGTGCACCGAAATTTGTTGATGAGATCAGTGTTATCGGTGTTGTCTgcttaatggttttttttatgttgtctTGTTAGTGAGTAAGCAAGCCCTATTTATAGATTCTCCATGATTAGCTAGGACGCGACCATCCTTtctgtactttttttttcgtgctagTGAAAGTTCAGATAAATATTCTGGTAAATTTAGAGCTAAGCTCGGTTTTCCGATGTTCAATAAGTTTTCATCGCCGTCGATGAACACAGTACATTGTCGTCCAATTTTCTACTCGTGTAGGTctacaaaacaataaaatgaaatttgtagTACGCTAATTGACCAATGcattcaaagaaaatgttagTTTTGCTGTGTTTACCTATTTGGTAGAATATTCTCATAAAGGATTCCATTTGTACTCCCATAGCTGCACAGGCCTTAAAACTAGAATAGCACAGTATTGGTCCCATTTGTCTCTGTGAGTTGTCACAAAAATGGGTGACTGCTGTGAAGAAGTAGTGCAATTTGATCTCTTAGGTACCCCAAGTTTCATAGATTTTTCGTGAGTTCTTCCTAATGGGCATCCTTCTTCTAGACTCctcaattcaaaaaattgtgaacaaagctaaagCAGTTAGAGAGAGGGCATATTGTCCATATAGCAAATTTTCAGTTGGAGCTGCACTACTTTGTGAAGATGGAGCAATAATTGATGGCTGCAAtgttgaaaatgtttcatatGGCTTGACAATATGTGCAGAACGGTCTGCCATTTGCAAAGCTATCTctcaagggcaaaaaattttcaaaagtatAGCGATTTGTGctgagatgaaagaaaaatttgttgGTCCCTGTGGAGCCTGCCGTCAGGTAAATGTCAAAGGCATTTTAAAAGTCTTAGTTGATTGGAAAACAAAGATTACATTCAAATACCTCCAATTGCAACAGATAATTGGGAAGATTTAATATTTATGATGTGT
The nucleotide sequence above comes from Daphnia carinata strain CSIRO-1 chromosome 3, CSIRO_AGI_Dcar_HiC_V3, whole genome shotgun sequence. Encoded proteins:
- the LOC130692871 gene encoding cytidine deaminase-like — encoded protein: MGDCCEEVVQFDLLDSSIQKIVNKAKAVRERAYCPYSKFSVGAALLCEDGAIIDGCNVENVSYGLTICAERSAICKAISQGQKIFKSIAICAEMKEKFVGPCGACRQVLAEFSLDMDIYLCKPNNEIVKTTVGKLLPLSFNPNWVSFSS